The Solanum lycopersicum chromosome 6, SLM_r2.1 genome has a window encoding:
- the LOC101246435 gene encoding trihelix transcription factor ENAP2, which produces MENQTTTQNTFRPHAGGREDCWSEGATETLIEAWGDRYLRLNRGNLRQKDWKEVAYSVNSRQNGVKPQRTDVQCKNRIDTLKKKYKLEKNKSTPSKWPFYNRLDYLIATNNVSASPCNRRPSASISLAVKEKISPDSNFGALNYSGGSSRLNSSGSNDSSHDDLAFGSGERKNKMEYVGLSEDTTAFKELARAILRFGEIYERIESSKQQQMMELEKQRMEFTKDLEVQRMNMFMETQLQIERSKCAAKHPPSAGK; this is translated from the exons ATGGAGAACCAAACTACTACTCAGAACACCTTTAGGCCTCACGCTGGAGGACGTGAAGACTGCTGGAGTGAAGGTGCTACTGAAACCCTAATCGAAGCATGGGGCGATCGCTATCTCAGGCTTAATCGCGGTAATCTCCGGCAGAAGGACTGGAAGGAAGTCGCCTACTCCGTTAATTCACGTCAAAATGGAGTTAAGCCTCAGCGCACTGATGTACAATGTAAGAACCGGATCGATACTTTGAAGAAGAAGTACAAGCTTGAGAAAAACAAGTCAACTCCTTCAAAGTGGCCCTTTTATAACCGTCTTGATTATCTCATCGCAACCAATAATGTTTCTGCCTCACCGTGTAATAGAAGACCGTCTGCCTCGATATCACTTGCCGTTAAGGAAAAAATTAGCCCCGACTCAAACTTTGGTGCATTGAATTATTCAGGTGGATCATCCAGGTTGAATTCAAGTGGTTCAAATGACAGCTCACATGATGATTTGGCCTTTGGGAGTGGAGAGAGGAAGAATAAGATGGAGTACGTAGGGTTATCCGAGGATACCACCGCATTTAAGGAATTAGCTAGGGCAATTTTGAGGTTTGGGGAGATATATGAAAGGATTGAAAGCTCAAAGCAGCAGCAGATGATGGAGTTGGAGAAGCAGAGGATGGAATTCACCAAGGACCTTGAGGTACAAaggatgaatatgttcatggaAACTCAGTTACAGATTGAAAGGTCTAAATGTGCTGCCAAGCATCCCCCTTCGGCAG GAAAATAG